A portion of the Acidihalobacter yilgarnensis genome contains these proteins:
- a CDS encoding DUF1059 domain-containing protein, protein MKTMTCRQLGGACDQVFRAASFEEVAALSKRHGMEMFRRHDEAHLKAMQQMRALLQQPEAMGRWLEDMKKAFEALPEDSRGT, encoded by the coding sequence ATGAAAACCATGACGTGCAGACAGCTTGGCGGGGCATGCGATCAGGTGTTTCGCGCGGCCTCATTCGAGGAGGTGGCAGCATTGAGCAAGCGGCACGGGATGGAGATGTTTCGCCGACACGACGAAGCTCACCTCAAGGCGATGCAGCAGATGCGGGCACTCTTGCAGCAGCCCGAAGCGATGGGAAGGTGGCTTGAAGACATGAAAAAGGCCTTCGAGGCACTGCCCGAGGACTCGCGCGGTACGTGA
- a CDS encoding SDR family NAD(P)-dependent oxidoreductase, whose translation MPLDESAIRQYTPRPALLGGRIILITGAGDGIGKALSLACAQLGATVILLGKTVKKLEAVYDAIEATGGPQPAIYPMNLEGATAKDYADLMDNIEGEFGQLHGLVNNAGWVGALTPFKHYDVELWLRVMTVNLHAPFLLTRVCLPLLERADDPAIVFSTHHCQRAYWGAYGIAKAGQKGMLDILAAEYDGDSNHPIRVNGVDTGPVATRERRAHYPGEPPDAHPQPELVIAPYLYFLGPDSQGVSGTDIECQPGRQ comes from the coding sequence ATGCCCCTGGACGAGTCTGCGATCAGGCAATACACACCCCGCCCCGCGCTGCTCGGCGGGCGGATCATCCTCATCACCGGCGCAGGAGACGGCATCGGCAAGGCCCTCTCGCTCGCCTGTGCGCAACTAGGCGCAACCGTTATCCTGCTTGGCAAAACGGTCAAGAAGCTCGAAGCCGTGTACGACGCCATCGAAGCAACCGGTGGACCGCAGCCCGCCATTTACCCGATGAACCTGGAGGGTGCCACGGCCAAGGATTATGCCGACTTGATGGACAACATCGAAGGCGAATTCGGCCAACTGCACGGCCTGGTCAACAACGCCGGTTGGGTCGGTGCGCTGACGCCCTTCAAGCACTACGACGTCGAATTATGGTTGAGGGTGATGACCGTCAATCTGCACGCACCCTTCCTGCTTACCCGCGTCTGCCTACCGCTGCTCGAACGCGCGGATGACCCGGCCATCGTGTTTTCCACGCATCACTGTCAACGTGCCTACTGGGGTGCCTACGGCATTGCCAAGGCCGGGCAAAAGGGGATGCTCGACATCCTGGCTGCTGAATACGACGGCGATAGCAATCATCCCATCCGCGTCAATGGCGTCGATACCGGGCCGGTAGCGACCCGTGAGCGACGTGCGCATTATCCCGGCGAACCGCCTGATGCCCATCCCCAGCCAGAGCTCGTCATCGCCCCCTATCTGTATTTTCTCGGGCCCGACAGCCAAGGCGTCTCCGGAACCGACATCGAATGTCAGCCCGGAAGGCAATAA
- the hpnE gene encoding hydroxysqualene dehydroxylase HpnE, whose amino-acid sequence MKRTIIVGAGWAGLSAALALSEAGSPVTLIEAAGHAGGRARNLPGQPLRDNGQHLLIGAYHKTLGLIEKLGIRRTEVFHDSPLDLMLRPTPPRPAIRIRGGGLPGKLHLLQGLIGAAGLDWHQRVILLGAGRLLSAEPRPDITAYEWLLDRGQSPTLIEHLWGPLCLAALNLPAEIASARILQRTLREAFATPATSRLLIPKCPLGALFPEPALRRLEQLGADVRFNTRVTALTATAGRIQGVRLRDGQRIDAAQVILAVAPAAAARLLDDHNETRQTASDLRALDRSPIVTAYLKYEPKMRLEPPMQALLDGTGAWLFDRSIAHEPGVLAAVLSGPGAATSLDRGTLATHITRDIQRHFPHWGSPSDIQIIREQSATFLATPANESLRPKTATLLNGLWLAGDYTATGLPATLEGAVRSGLECSTQIIRSLH is encoded by the coding sequence GTGAAGCGCACTATCATAGTCGGTGCCGGCTGGGCAGGTCTGAGTGCCGCCCTGGCACTGAGCGAGGCCGGATCGCCGGTCACTCTCATCGAGGCTGCAGGCCATGCCGGTGGTCGGGCCCGCAACCTGCCAGGCCAACCACTACGCGACAATGGACAACACCTTCTGATCGGTGCCTACCACAAAACCCTCGGGCTAATCGAAAAACTGGGTATACGACGCACTGAGGTTTTTCACGATAGTCCTCTCGACCTGATGCTCCGCCCCACGCCCCCCCGGCCCGCCATTCGGATCCGAGGCGGAGGGTTACCAGGCAAACTACATCTGCTGCAAGGGTTGATCGGCGCAGCGGGTCTCGACTGGCATCAAAGGGTAATTCTGCTTGGCGCGGGTCGTCTGTTATCGGCCGAGCCGCGGCCGGATATCACCGCCTATGAGTGGCTGCTCGATCGCGGTCAATCGCCAACGCTCATCGAACACCTCTGGGGACCCTTATGCCTCGCCGCCCTCAACCTCCCCGCCGAAATTGCCTCGGCGCGAATACTGCAACGTACGCTGCGCGAGGCCTTTGCGACACCCGCCACCTCACGCTTGTTGATCCCGAAATGTCCGCTTGGCGCGCTATTTCCAGAACCTGCGCTCCGCCGGCTCGAACAACTCGGCGCGGATGTTCGATTCAATACCCGCGTCACGGCATTAACCGCCACAGCTGGACGTATACAGGGTGTTCGGCTACGCGATGGTCAGCGCATCGACGCCGCGCAGGTCATATTGGCCGTAGCACCCGCAGCAGCTGCGCGCTTGCTCGACGATCACAACGAAACAAGGCAGACGGCGAGCGATCTCCGCGCGCTGGATAGATCGCCCATCGTCACGGCCTATCTGAAGTACGAGCCGAAGATGCGGTTGGAGCCACCCATGCAGGCCCTGCTCGACGGCACTGGCGCGTGGCTCTTCGACCGAAGTATTGCGCACGAACCCGGTGTACTGGCTGCCGTCTTGAGTGGCCCTGGAGCGGCAACCTCGCTCGACCGGGGGACGCTTGCGACCCATATCACAAGAGACATCCAACGACATTTTCCGCACTGGGGTTCGCCAAGCGACATTCAGATCATCCGCGAACAGTCGGCAACCTTCCTCGCCACACCGGCAAATGAATCCCTCAGACCGAAGACCGCAACCCTCCTAAACGGACTCTGGCTGGCCGGCGATTACACCGCCACTGGATTGCCAGCCACACTCGAAGGTGCCGTGCGTAGTGGGTTAGAATGTTCCACACAAATAATAAGGAGTTTGCATTAA
- the hpnD gene encoding presqualene diphosphate synthase HpnD, whose translation MTPDEYCRQKAARSGSSFYYSFLFLGEERRRAITALYAFCREVDDIVDHGLSPEIARTKLSWWREELDRLYAGNPGHPVTRALAEPIRSFDLPQTHLVEIIAGMEMDLEYDAYPSFTELSLYCHRVAGVVGLMAAAIFGYTDHGTERYASDLGLAFQLTNILRDVREDADRGRIYIPLDELKRFNVEPDALRHGRTDERIRDLFAFQAERARGYYQRAFAHLPEADRPAQRSGLIMAAIYRTLLDEIERDGYRVLEHRIRLTPLRKLWIAWRMARRERRRQPGTAVA comes from the coding sequence ATGACCCCTGACGAATACTGTCGACAAAAAGCCGCGCGCAGTGGTTCCAGCTTTTATTACAGCTTCCTCTTCCTAGGCGAGGAACGTAGACGGGCCATCACCGCCCTCTATGCCTTCTGCCGCGAGGTCGACGACATCGTGGATCATGGGCTGTCACCCGAGATCGCCCGCACCAAGCTAAGCTGGTGGCGCGAAGAACTCGATCGCCTCTACGCAGGCAACCCCGGCCACCCCGTCACCCGCGCGCTCGCCGAGCCCATCCGAAGCTTCGATTTGCCACAGACACACCTCGTCGAGATCATTGCCGGCATGGAAATGGACCTCGAATACGATGCCTATCCCAGCTTCACCGAACTCTCGCTTTACTGTCACCGCGTCGCCGGCGTGGTCGGTCTCATGGCGGCGGCCATCTTCGGCTACACCGACCACGGTACGGAGCGCTACGCCAGCGATCTCGGCCTTGCCTTCCAGTTGACCAACATCCTGCGCGATGTACGGGAAGACGCGGATCGCGGTCGCATCTACATACCACTCGACGAGCTGAAACGTTTCAACGTCGAGCCAGACGCTTTACGACATGGACGTACCGACGAGCGGATACGCGATCTATTCGCCTTCCAGGCCGAGCGCGCGCGCGGTTACTATCAGCGCGCCTTTGCACACCTGCCGGAGGCAGACCGCCCGGCTCAGCGCAGCGGCCTGATCATGGCCGCCATTTATCGAACACTACTCGACGAGATCGAGCGCGACGGATATCGCGTGCTGGAACATCGTATTCGCCTGACCCCGTTGCGTAAGCTATGGATCGCATGGCGCATGGCGCGTCGCGAGCGCCGTCGCCAGCCCGGTACGGCCGTGGCGTGA
- the hpnC gene encoding squalene synthase HpnC yields the protein MTSLPLPPETEQAYRDCLAIASRHYENFPVASWLLPARLRRPVAAIYAFARRADDIADEGTDDASTRLACLDHVAAALSKAASGGRLDDDPVYIALGDAIQRHRLPIDLFHDLLYAFRQDVQQTRYRDFGEVMAYCRHSANPVGRLLLHLNDQATPDNLAESDAICTALQLINFYQDLHSDYTERGRIYLPQDEMAHFHVSESDIAARHSTPALHQLMHHQYQRADRLLRAGAPLGGRLRGRMGLELRAIVVGGARILHRLQHQRGDLFSRPRLTLKDRLAIVRGACLPSRRH from the coding sequence GTCGCCTCATGGTTGCTACCGGCTAGATTACGCCGCCCCGTCGCAGCCATCTATGCCTTCGCGCGACGCGCCGACGATATCGCCGACGAAGGTACTGACGACGCCAGCACCCGCCTCGCGTGTCTGGATCACGTTGCGGCGGCCCTGTCGAAGGCAGCATCCGGCGGCCGGCTCGACGACGACCCGGTCTACATTGCCCTCGGCGACGCCATCCAACGTCATCGGCTACCCATCGATCTGTTTCATGATCTCCTATACGCCTTTCGTCAGGACGTGCAACAAACGCGCTATCGTGACTTCGGCGAGGTGATGGCCTATTGCCGCCACTCGGCGAACCCGGTAGGTCGCCTGCTGCTACACCTGAACGATCAGGCTACGCCTGACAATCTAGCGGAATCAGACGCCATCTGCACCGCTCTGCAACTGATCAATTTCTACCAGGATTTACACAGCGACTATACCGAACGCGGCCGCATCTACCTGCCTCAGGACGAAATGGCCCACTTTCATGTCAGTGAGAGCGACATCGCCGCACGACACAGTACCCCGGCATTGCATCAACTGATGCATCACCAATATCAGCGCGCCGATCGCCTGCTGCGTGCGGGGGCGCCGCTCGGCGGACGGCTTCGCGGCCGCATGGGTCTGGAATTGCGTGCAATCGTCGTCGGCGGTGCGCGTATACTCCATCGCCTGCAACACCAGCGCGGTGACCTCTTCTCGCGCCCGCGCCTGACCTTGAAAGACCGCCTGGCGATTGTCCGTGGCGCCTGCCTACCATCAAGACGACACTGA